A genomic stretch from Mercenaria mercenaria strain notata unplaced genomic scaffold, MADL_Memer_1 contig_1023, whole genome shotgun sequence includes:
- the LOC128551367 gene encoding DNA-binding protein Ikaros-like, producing MRKAKDQLLTGEEPNTNNDNVDNESEMVLESSEAENVVVEDEIEEEVSEGKRNRRKPVWINDYVLSIFRNNMAKTKMTQRLPVICPLCNDTVTANEDYNHHLLICAGKKFRCETCGVSFKKKQYLKQHIRRKHEMKSVNKADTTPQKKESTNDEPESSKEVITDTDMMESDIHENESSDREWDVDPDIELIGKSEGKEVAEDNRLVNDIRIGRIYRKQTNPIPVITPKKRKISEKTEESSLPKKRKLSSPGNTDEINTEGYKGSANVIPSEITEKKNDSKDENLERHENSVNTRDTGVKVKDDIVDSHTTIEKKSDSSVQEENACNTTKSDLVQQNQALRCEHCTMIFEDDVIHSLHMGCHSLEDPFKCNICGNIYNKYGFYTHFIRGHK from the coding sequence ATGCGAAAAGCAAAGGATCAGCTATTGACTGGGGAAGAACCAAATACGAACAATGATAACGTAGATAATGAATCAGAAATGGTTTTAGAGAGCTCAGAAGCTGAAAACGTAGTTGTAGAAGATGAAATTGAAGAAGAAGTAAGTGAAGGTAAAAGAAACAGAAGAAAACCTGTTTGGATAAATGATTATGTTCTTTCCATTTTCAGAAACAACATGGCTAAGACCAAGATGACACAAAGACTACCAGTAATTTGCCCATTATGCAATGACACGGTGACAGCAAACGAGGATTACAATCATCATTTGTTGATTTGTGCTGGAAAGAAATTCCGTTGTGAAACATGCGGGGTAAGCTTCAAGAAAAAACAGTATCTAAAGCAGCACATACGTCGTAAGCATGAGATGAAATCTGTGAATAAAGCAGACACAACTCCACAGAAAAAGGAGTCAACAAATGACGAACCCGAATCAAGTAAAGAGGTAATTACAGATACAGATATGATGGAAtcagatattcatgaaaatgaaagtagtgaCCGTGAGTGGGATGTCGATCCTGACATTGAACTAATTGGCAAAAGTGAAGGCAAAGAAGTCGCTGAAGATAATAGGTTAGTGAATGACATTAGAATAGGTAGaatatatagaaaacaaacaaatcctaTTCCCGTGATAACTCCTAAAAAGAGGAAGATCTCTGAAAAGACAGAGGAAAGTTCATTGCCGAAGAAAAGGAAATTAAGTTCACCGGGAAACACTGATGAAATTAACACGGAGGGTTACAAAGGGTCAGCTAACGTAATTCCCAGTGAAATAACAGAGAAAAAGAATGACAGTAAAGATGAAAATCTAGAAAGGCATGAAAACTCAGTAAATACCAGAGACACTGGTGTTAAAGTAAAAGATGATATCGTAGATAGCCATACTACTATTGAGAAGAAATCCGATAGTTCAGTTCAAGAAGAAAATGCTTGTAACACGACAAAGAGTGATCTTGTTCAACAGAATCAGGCATTACGTTGTGAACATTGTACCATGATATTTGAGGACGATGTTATCCATTCACTGCATATGGGATGCCATAGTTTAGAAGACCCATTTAAATGCAACATTTGTGGTAACATATACAACAAGTATGGATTTTATACCCACTTTATTAGAGGTCATAAGTAG